One Chordicoccus furentiruminis DNA window includes the following coding sequences:
- the tsaB gene encoding tRNA (adenosine(37)-N6)-threonylcarbamoyltransferase complex dimerization subunit type 1 TsaB, producing the protein MKLIALDSSGLVASVAILEDDLLRAEYTVDYKKTHSQTLLPMLDAIARMVELDLSTVDAIAVAAGPGSFTGLRIGSATAKGLGLALRKPIVEVPTLAALACNLPEAGGLICPVMDARRQQVYNGFYRFRDHRLVTLKDQRALSVPDLAAELNRMNPEGGVILLGDGVAAYRPLLDSLIKVPHCYAPANAGRQRAASVAVLGARLFREGRAVPAEKHAPVYLRQSQAERERALHDGGAAAGRDPFSAAAATPRVHLHLSPQALAATGKVTIPSGDAEGEYVKIPEQAVVREMTVDDIEAVAAMEETDSQTPWSANALLTYFMRDDTVLLVAEEDGSPVGFCGILLIPPESEVLDITVSHAKRRRGIGRRLLLAAMDAAASRGADITYLEVREGNTPARRLYESLGFSAYGRRERYYTDPVEDAIVMKRARKET; encoded by the coding sequence ATGAAACTGATCGCGCTCGACTCCTCCGGCCTTGTGGCAAGCGTCGCCATACTGGAGGATGATCTGCTTCGCGCAGAATATACCGTCGATTACAAAAAAACGCACAGCCAGACGCTGCTTCCGATGCTGGACGCCATCGCGCGGATGGTGGAGCTGGATCTTTCCACGGTCGACGCCATCGCGGTGGCCGCCGGTCCCGGCTCCTTCACCGGGCTCCGGATCGGATCCGCCACCGCCAAGGGGCTCGGACTCGCGCTCCGAAAGCCCATCGTCGAGGTGCCGACGCTGGCCGCACTCGCCTGCAACCTCCCGGAAGCGGGCGGCCTGATCTGTCCCGTGATGGACGCGAGACGCCAGCAGGTTTACAACGGGTTCTATCGTTTCCGCGATCACCGGCTCGTGACCCTGAAGGACCAGCGCGCCCTCTCCGTCCCGGATCTTGCCGCGGAGCTGAACAGGATGAACCCGGAGGGAGGCGTTATCCTGCTCGGCGACGGCGTCGCGGCCTACCGGCCACTGCTCGATTCCCTCATCAAAGTGCCGCACTGCTATGCGCCGGCCAACGCAGGACGTCAGCGTGCCGCCTCCGTGGCGGTGCTGGGCGCGCGGCTCTTCCGCGAGGGGCGCGCCGTCCCGGCCGAGAAGCACGCGCCCGTCTATCTCCGTCAGTCTCAGGCCGAACGGGAGCGTGCTCTCCATGACGGCGGAGCCGCCGCGGGCCGCGATCCGTTTTCCGCCGCGGCCGCTACACCGAGAGTTCACCTCCATCTGAGTCCTCAGGCGCTGGCCGCCACCGGCAAGGTGACGATCCCCTCCGGCGACGCGGAAGGCGAATATGTGAAGATCCCGGAACAGGCAGTCGTCCGCGAGATGACCGTGGATGACATCGAAGCCGTCGCGGCGATGGAAGAGACGGACTCCCAGACGCCCTGGAGCGCCAACGCGCTGCTCACCTACTTCATGCGCGACGACACGGTGCTCCTTGTCGCGGAGGAGGACGGTTCTCCCGTAGGATTCTGCGGCATTCTGCTGATCCCGCCCGAATCCGAGGTACTCGACATCACAGTCAGCCACGCGAAGCGCCGCCGGGGCATCGGCCGGAGGCTGCTTCTGGCCGCGATGGACGCGGCCGCCTCGCGGGGCGCTGACATTACCTATCTTGAGGTGCGCGAAGGGAATACACCCGCCCGCCGCCTCTATGAATCGCTCGGCTTCTCAGCCTACGGCCGGCGCGAACGGTACTACACCGATCCCGTCGAGGACGCCATCGTGATGAAGCGGGCACGGAAGGAGACATAA
- the tsaE gene encoding tRNA (adenosine(37)-N6)-threonylcarbamoyltransferase complex ATPase subunit type 1 TsaE, with protein sequence MIIKTKSREETFALGRAMGRTAEPGEVIALTGDLGAGKTTFTQGFAAGLGITEPVTSPTFTILAVYEGGRLPLCHFDIYRIEEPEEMDEIGYEDAFYGDGVSIVEWADVVPEIFPENTVRIEIRRCAEGDDVRLIRISPDSALPPEAAPSLT encoded by the coding sequence ATGATCATCAAGACGAAAAGCAGGGAAGAGACCTTTGCGCTCGGACGCGCGATGGGACGGACGGCAGAACCGGGAGAGGTCATCGCGCTGACCGGTGATCTCGGCGCCGGAAAGACGACCTTCACGCAGGGCTTCGCCGCCGGGCTCGGCATCACCGAACCGGTGACGTCGCCGACCTTCACGATTCTCGCTGTCTATGAGGGAGGCCGTCTGCCGCTCTGTCATTTTGATATCTACCGCATCGAGGAACCGGAGGAGATGGACGAGATCGGCTACGAGGACGCCTTCTACGGAGACGGCGTGAGCATCGTCGAATGGGCCGACGTCGTCCCGGAAATCTTCCCGGAGAACACTGTCCGCATCGAGATCCGCCGCTGCGCGGAGGGCGATGACGTACGGCTGATCCGGATCAGTCCCGATTCCGCCCTTCCTCCGGAAGCGGCTCCTTCCCTCACCTGA
- a CDS encoding DMT family transporter has translation MSEQQDRMDMQPAAVRVRTSSAGACPAEGERQADGEKRREGAGSGKGRQSSKGSRLAGALLSVFGGVCWGCSGSVGQYLFRHEGMDSRWLVPIRLGSAGVILFVYCLFRYGRRLFGPWRNQTLRRDLLLYGLAGVSGCQFLYFLTIQLSSAGIGTILQDLAPIMVLLWTCLIGRRGPRRREVLCIALAIGGVTLIVTHGDPAHLAVPPTALLTGVLSAVCVMIYNVAPVRLLRRYPVSVLQAWAFLGGGLSLSLVFRPWTRHYVPTAAGWAGIAFVVLIGNVLAFNCYATGVKLAGPQKAVLYGFAEPVTAAVISATLLGSVFTLWDAAGFAMIFLMMVLIS, from the coding sequence GTGTCAGAACAACAGGATCGGATGGACATGCAGCCGGCAGCCGTCCGCGTACGGACTTCATCGGCCGGAGCCTGCCCGGCGGAGGGAGAGAGGCAGGCGGACGGGGAAAAGAGAAGAGAAGGAGCCGGGTCGGGGAAGGGAAGGCAGAGCTCGAAGGGAAGCCGTCTCGCCGGCGCTCTGCTCTCCGTCTTCGGAGGCGTCTGCTGGGGCTGCTCGGGGAGCGTGGGCCAGTACCTGTTTCGCCACGAGGGAATGGACAGCCGGTGGCTGGTTCCGATCCGGCTGGGTTCCGCGGGGGTGATCCTCTTCGTCTACTGTCTGTTCCGGTACGGACGGCGGCTGTTCGGACCCTGGCGGAATCAGACTCTCCGGCGGGATCTGCTCCTCTACGGTCTGGCCGGTGTCAGCGGATGTCAGTTTCTCTATTTCCTTACGATCCAGCTCTCCTCGGCGGGAATCGGGACGATCCTTCAGGATCTGGCTCCGATCATGGTGCTGCTCTGGACCTGTCTCATCGGACGGCGGGGGCCGCGCCGGCGCGAGGTGCTCTGCATCGCGCTGGCGATCGGCGGCGTGACGCTGATCGTGACGCACGGAGATCCGGCCCATCTGGCGGTTCCGCCGACCGCGCTTCTGACCGGCGTTCTGAGCGCGGTCTGTGTCATGATCTACAATGTGGCTCCGGTCCGACTGCTGCGGCGCTATCCGGTCTCCGTCCTGCAGGCATGGGCCTTCCTCGGGGGCGGGCTGTCTCTTTCGCTGGTTTTCCGTCCGTGGACCCGGCACTATGTGCCGACCGCCGCGGGCTGGGCGGGGATCGCGTTCGTCGTCCTCATCGGCAATGTGCTTGCCTTTAACTGTTACGCCACCGGCGTGAAGCTGGCGGGTCCGCAGAAGGCGGTGCTCTACGGATTCGCGGAACCGGTCACGGCTGCGGTGATCTCGGCGACGCTTCTGGGGAGCGTGTTTACGCTCTGGGACGCGGCCGGATTCGCGATGATCTTCCTGATGATGGTGCTGATCAGCTGA
- the nrdG gene encoding anaerobic ribonucleoside-triphosphate reductase activating protein produces the protein MHYGMIKEYDIANGEGIRITLFVSGCTNHCKGCFQPDTWDFSYGKEYTPEVEEHILRWLDQPLTDGLTLLGGEPMEPENQQVLAGLARRLKKEHPDKTIWCFTGFVYDRDLLPGQRKHTGVTDEFLSLIDVLVDGPFILERRNLALTFRGSENQRVLDMKKTLAEGRPVLYLE, from the coding sequence ATGCATTACGGGATGATCAAGGAATACGATATCGCGAATGGAGAAGGCATCCGGATCACGCTCTTCGTCTCGGGGTGCACCAATCACTGCAAGGGCTGCTTTCAGCCGGATACCTGGGACTTCAGCTACGGAAAAGAATACACGCCGGAGGTGGAGGAGCATATTCTGCGCTGGCTGGATCAGCCGCTGACGGACGGGCTGACGCTGCTCGGCGGCGAGCCGATGGAGCCGGAGAACCAGCAGGTGCTGGCGGGGCTGGCGAGACGGCTGAAGAAGGAGCATCCGGACAAGACGATCTGGTGCTTCACGGGCTTTGTCTATGACCGCGACCTGCTTCCGGGGCAGCGGAAGCACACCGGGGTGACGGACGAGTTTCTTTCGCTGATCGACGTGCTGGTGGACGGCCCGTTTATTCTGGAGCGGCGGAATCTTGCACTGACCTTCCGCGGTTCGGAGAACCAGCGGGTTCTCGATATGAAGAAGACGCTGGCCGAAGGACGCCCGGTGCTGTATCTGGAGTGA
- a CDS encoding SDR family NAD(P)-dependent oxidoreductase, which yields MLALVTGASSGIGLAIARYLASLRYDLILTARDAGRLEHAGKELAAAGVSVRTARYDLADRKACVSLHDEMKDLPVDFLVNCAGLGVYGPFAETDLEKELRMIDVNVTAVHILTKLFLRDMMGRGRGVILNVGSSAGFMAGPLFAGYYASKNYVVRLTEAIHEELRRAGSPVKISVLCPGPVDTPFNRTAGIDRPLPGQAAAFAAKKGVDGALAGQMLVVPGAMMKLGVVLSRFPGDRLMTRITYRIQSTKGGRGHAETG from the coding sequence ATGCTGGCACTTGTGACCGGCGCGAGTTCGGGGATCGGCCTTGCGATCGCCCGCTATCTCGCGTCGCTTCGTTATGACCTGATACTGACCGCAAGAGACGCCGGGAGGCTCGAACACGCGGGAAAGGAGCTCGCCGCGGCGGGCGTCTCGGTGCGGACGGCGCGGTATGATCTGGCGGACAGAAAGGCGTGCGTATCCCTTCATGACGAGATGAAGGATCTGCCGGTTGACTTTCTCGTGAACTGCGCGGGGCTGGGCGTATACGGACCCTTCGCGGAGACCGATCTTGAAAAAGAGCTGCGGATGATCGATGTCAACGTGACGGCGGTCCATATCCTGACAAAACTCTTTCTCCGTGATATGATGGGACGGGGCCGGGGCGTGATCCTGAACGTCGGGTCCTCGGCCGGTTTTATGGCGGGCCCGCTGTTCGCGGGCTACTACGCGTCGAAAAATTATGTGGTCCGGCTCACGGAAGCGATCCATGAGGAGCTGCGCCGCGCGGGCAGTCCGGTGAAAATATCGGTTCTTTGCCCGGGACCTGTGGATACCCCGTTCAACAGGACGGCGGGAATTGACCGTCCTCTGCCGGGGCAGGCAGCTGCATTTGCCGCGAAAAAAGGCGTCGACGGCGCGCTCGCCGGGCAGATGCTGGTGGTGCCGGGCGCGATGATGAAGCTCGGCGTTGTCCTCTCCCGTTTTCCGGGAGACCGTCTGATGACGCGGATCACGTATCGGATCCAGAGCACGAAGGGAGGCAGAGGCCATGCTGAAACGGGATAA
- a CDS encoding GGDEF domain-containing protein, which translates to MKRRELFHALTRAVLTVVLFLICLDGVFRQSIDRTELTGSARADIYSQNGVLSRTQLKPKDWVIGPGETLVISAPMPASPCYGRSCSLALHADSATVQIVCSGRLLYSAGMDAASAHQTIGTLFVHCEIPEDAWGSSVEISIRSYGLNRGSFHTRLCIMPTDEVNLYPLVTHPVILLLFLVTAVVAAFVLIYQSLTALHRRDKELRKSIALSAFVLLLSLWYLGYHQVFYLFHLAPALCSNIEYVVLYLAWLPFMTYLLLTVRRSWFRSFCQSMTMVLAVDMLVGFAMSFSSIKLDLADMLHLYRILMAVTLAVAFVRAVSYRKKVQMEERLKILGIGVLAGFGFAEILMFRLRAVIDLPDWMAAAARFDFAGVGLLFYFLAIGVSALLQRQEDLKMRIRQTELLRLAYLDPLTGIPNRASVTEKMTVAAGEGTVVFMDIDYLKRANDRYGHEMGDRLIRAVAESIREAFEENGGPADCYGRWGGDEFIALFLEEEHARRFVGGLKTRIHSVNESGAFPFPVNVSVGMEEGGAGGADPEDRIAAADRVMYHEKQRHHQ; encoded by the coding sequence GTGAAGCGGAGAGAGCTTTTTCATGCTCTTACCCGTGCCGTTCTGACGGTTGTTCTCTTTCTGATCTGTCTTGACGGCGTCTTCCGCCAGAGCATTGACCGCACGGAGCTGACCGGAAGCGCCCGTGCGGATATTTATTCGCAGAACGGCGTGCTCAGCCGCACACAGCTGAAGCCGAAGGACTGGGTGATCGGTCCGGGTGAGACGCTGGTGATCAGCGCACCGATGCCTGCGTCGCCCTGTTACGGCCGCTCCTGCTCGCTGGCGCTTCATGCTGACAGCGCCACCGTTCAGATCGTCTGCAGCGGAAGGCTTTTGTACAGCGCCGGTATGGACGCGGCGTCCGCCCATCAGACGATCGGCACCCTGTTCGTGCACTGCGAAATCCCGGAGGATGCGTGGGGCTCTTCCGTCGAGATCTCGATCCGTTCGTACGGGCTGAACAGAGGGTCGTTTCACACGCGTCTCTGCATCATGCCGACGGATGAGGTGAATCTGTATCCGCTGGTTACGCATCCTGTGATCCTGCTGCTGTTTCTGGTGACGGCCGTCGTGGCCGCCTTTGTTCTGATTTACCAGAGCCTGACGGCCCTCCATCGCCGGGATAAGGAACTGCGGAAATCGATTGCGCTGTCCGCCTTCGTACTTCTTCTGTCTCTGTGGTATCTCGGCTATCATCAGGTCTTTTACCTGTTTCATCTGGCCCCCGCGCTCTGCTCCAATATCGAGTATGTCGTCCTCTATCTGGCCTGGCTGCCGTTTATGACTTACCTTCTGCTGACCGTCAGGCGCAGCTGGTTCAGAAGCTTCTGCCAGTCAATGACGATGGTACTCGCCGTTGATATGCTTGTCGGTTTCGCGATGTCCTTCTCATCGATCAAGCTGGATCTGGCGGATATGCTTCATCTGTACCGGATTCTGATGGCCGTGACGCTCGCGGTTGCTTTCGTCAGGGCGGTTTCTTACAGAAAAAAGGTGCAGATGGAGGAAAGACTGAAGATCCTTGGCATCGGGGTGCTGGCCGGTTTCGGCTTCGCCGAGATTCTGATGTTCCGGCTCCGGGCTGTCATCGACCTTCCGGACTGGATGGCAGCCGCAGCCCGGTTCGATTTCGCGGGCGTCGGACTGCTCTTTTATTTTCTTGCGATCGGCGTGAGCGCCCTGCTTCAGCGTCAGGAGGACCTGAAAATGCGGATCCGTCAGACGGAGCTGCTCCGTCTGGCGTATCTTGATCCGCTTACGGGGATCCCGAACAGGGCCTCGGTGACGGAGAAAATGACTGTCGCCGCGGGCGAGGGAACGGTCGTCTTTATGGATATCGATTATCTGAAGCGGGCGAACGACCGGTACGGCCACGAGATGGGCGACCGTCTGATCCGGGCTGTCGCGGAGTCGATCCGGGAGGCCTTTGAGGAAAACGGCGGACCGGCGGACTGCTACGGCCGGTGGGGAGGCGACGAGTTCATCGCGCTGTTCCTTGAGGAGGAACACGCCCGGCGGTTTGTCGGCGGGCTGAAGACGCGGATCCATTCCGTGAACGAATCCGGAGCGTTCCCGTTCCCGGTGAATGTATCGGTCGGGATGGAGGAAGGCGGGGCCGGAGGCGCGGATCCGGAGGATCGGATCGCGGCGGCCGACCGGGTGATGTATCATGAAAAACAGCGTCATCATCAGTGA
- a CDS encoding citrate/2-methylcitrate synthase, protein MKEYAASLRDQVIRMDTIPDELYKKYDVKRGLRDINGRGVVAGLTSISRISSFREENGERIPCDGELWYRGYNIRDLVSRYSAHRFGYEALAYLLLFGSLPDETQRADFIRMLSEARDLPTNFTRDVIMKAPTKDIMNSMTRSILTLASYDSNAAPTDVDNVIRQSMNLIAVFPMLAIYGFHAYNHYENLESMYIHRPDPNCSTAENILMMLRPDRKYSANEARVLDAALMLHMEHGGGNNSTFTTRVVTSSGSDTYATIAAAMSSLKGPKHGGANIKVMEMMDNIRENVRDWKDDDEIREYLSRMLMGSVFDHKGLIYGMGHAVYSVSDPRERIFKSFVSSLAEEKGREADLDLYNRIERIAPEVIAERRHIYKGVSPNVDFYSGFVYNMLGIPVELYTPIFAIARISGWSAHRLEEIVGMGKIIRPAYQSVMKVASPAEEA, encoded by the coding sequence ATGAAGGAATACGCCGCCTCGCTCAGAGATCAGGTGATCCGCATGGACACGATCCCCGACGAGCTTTACAAAAAATATGACGTCAAGCGCGGGCTGCGGGACATCAACGGCCGCGGCGTCGTCGCCGGCCTCACCAGCATCTCCCGGATCTCATCATTCCGCGAGGAAAACGGCGAACGGATTCCCTGTGACGGGGAACTCTGGTACCGCGGCTACAACATCCGGGATCTCGTCAGCAGGTATTCGGCGCACCGGTTCGGTTACGAGGCGCTCGCCTATCTGCTGCTCTTCGGCTCCCTGCCGGACGAGACGCAGCGCGCCGATTTCATCCGGATGCTGAGCGAGGCAAGGGATCTCCCCACGAATTTCACCCGCGACGTCATCATGAAGGCGCCGACAAAGGACATCATGAACTCCATGACGAGGAGTATCCTGACGCTGGCGTCTTACGACAGCAACGCGGCGCCCACCGATGTCGACAACGTGATCCGGCAGAGCATGAACCTCATCGCCGTCTTCCCGATGCTGGCGATCTACGGCTTCCACGCCTACAATCATTACGAAAACCTCGAGAGCATGTACATTCACCGTCCCGATCCGAACTGTTCGACAGCCGAGAACATTCTGATGATGCTTCGTCCTGACAGGAAGTACAGCGCCAACGAAGCCCGTGTGCTCGACGCCGCGCTCATGCTCCATATGGAGCACGGCGGCGGCAACAACTCCACCTTCACGACCCGTGTCGTCACATCCTCCGGCTCCGACACCTACGCGACGATCGCCGCGGCAATGTCCTCTCTCAAGGGACCGAAGCACGGCGGCGCCAATATCAAGGTGATGGAGATGATGGACAACATCCGGGAAAATGTCCGGGACTGGAAGGACGACGACGAGATCCGGGAGTATCTCTCGCGGATGCTGATGGGCTCCGTCTTCGATCACAAGGGTCTGATCTACGGGATGGGCCACGCGGTCTACTCCGTCTCCGATCCAAGAGAGCGGATCTTCAAATCCTTTGTCTCCTCTCTCGCCGAGGAAAAGGGACGCGAGGCGGATCTTGATCTCTACAACCGGATCGAACGCATCGCGCCGGAAGTCATCGCCGAGCGGCGCCACATCTACAAGGGCGTCTCTCCGAACGTGGACTTCTACAGTGGCTTCGTCTACAACATGCTCGGGATTCCGGTGGAGCTCTACACGCCGATCTTCGCCATCGCCCGGATCAGCGGCTGGAGCGCCCACCGGCTTGAGGAAATCGTCGGGATGGGCAAGATCATCCGTCCGGCCTACCAGTCCGTGATGAAGGTCGCATCTCCCGCAGAAGAGGCATGA
- a CDS encoding SH3 domain-containing protein, which yields MKMRNWRRTLAAAAALLLVLTCLIGPAAAAQADTSMQATCWVNMRAAASSRSEVLLVVPSGASVSVSGKSGGTNWYKATYKGTTGYIYSKYLSAGGSSDSGSWTRTVAENLFMRSSMSRADDRNVIRTIPGGRTVTILSEESDNWYKVSYKGDTGYIRGGHFTDDKSRLGIGSIDPERKKVRVNLNLRSSMSTSADNVILVIPKNGTVTMKTKEANNWFKVSYNGTTGYIKGGYFA from the coding sequence ATGAAGATGAGAAACTGGAGACGGACTCTGGCGGCGGCAGCGGCGCTGCTGCTGGTTCTGACCTGTCTGATCGGACCGGCTGCGGCCGCGCAGGCGGATACGTCGATGCAGGCGACCTGCTGGGTGAATATGAGGGCGGCGGCCAGCTCCCGCTCGGAGGTGCTTCTGGTGGTGCCGTCCGGAGCGTCGGTGAGCGTTTCGGGGAAGTCCGGCGGCACGAACTGGTACAAGGCGACCTATAAGGGCACGACAGGGTATATCTACTCAAAGTATCTGAGTGCAGGCGGCTCCTCCGACAGCGGGAGCTGGACCAGGACCGTCGCCGAGAATCTCTTCATGAGGAGCTCGATGAGCCGGGCGGATGATCGCAATGTGATCCGCACGATTCCCGGCGGGAGAACCGTGACGATTCTGAGCGAGGAGAGCGATAACTGGTACAAGGTATCCTACAAGGGCGATACAGGCTACATCCGCGGCGGGCATTTCACGGACGACAAGTCCCGGCTCGGCATCGGCTCCATCGATCCGGAGCGGAAGAAGGTCCGGGTCAATCTGAATCTCCGGAGCTCCATGTCGACCTCGGCGGACAACGTGATTCTGGTGATTCCGAAGAACGGAACCGTCACGATGAAGACGAAAGAGGCGAACAACTGGTTCAAGGTGAGCTACAATGGCACGACGGGATACATCAAGGGAGGCTACTTCGCCTGA
- a CDS encoding NAD(P)/FAD-dependent oxidoreductase: MSLYDVIVIGAGVTGCSAARYLSRYRGRFLVLERGEDVCTGTSKANSAIVHAGFDAPRGSKMALYNVRGSRMYPDLAKELDFPYRMNGSLVLLLDESDRPRLEALYENGIANGVEGLRIIGQEELRRLEPHVSSRAVSALWAPTGGITCPFGVTAAFAENAVRNGVTFRFGAEVTAVSRRGEEWIVQTPDGALRTRAVVNAAGLYADVFHNMVSPRKLHITPRRGEYDLLDHEAGGYVTHTVFQLPGRFGKGVLVTPTVHGNLLVGPTAEDIDDREGVGTTAGGLASVAERAALSVDGLPIRETITSFAGLRAHEDGHEFVIGEAPNAPGFFDCAGIESPGLASSPAIGKAVSDMAAERLGLPENPEFDGRRKGITDTKSLSAEEWNRLIREDPAYGRIVCRCESITEGEIREAIRRSPGARSLDGVKRRVRAGMGRCQGGFCSPRVMEILTEELGVPLSEITKSGGASRIIVGKCKDSLA, translated from the coding sequence ATGTCTCTTTACGATGTGATCGTGATCGGGGCCGGCGTCACGGGATGCTCGGCTGCCCGCTATCTGTCCCGTTACCGCGGCCGATTTCTGGTTCTGGAACGCGGCGAGGATGTCTGCACAGGGACATCGAAGGCCAATAGCGCCATCGTCCACGCAGGGTTCGACGCGCCGCGCGGATCGAAGATGGCCCTGTACAATGTGAGAGGAAGCCGGATGTATCCGGATCTGGCGAAGGAACTGGACTTTCCGTACCGGATGAACGGCTCGCTGGTTCTGCTGCTGGACGAGTCGGACCGCCCGAGACTGGAGGCGCTGTATGAAAACGGCATCGCTAATGGCGTGGAAGGACTCCGGATTATCGGGCAGGAGGAACTGCGCCGTCTGGAACCGCATGTCAGCAGCCGGGCTGTCTCGGCTCTCTGGGCCCCGACGGGCGGCATCACCTGCCCGTTCGGCGTGACGGCTGCATTCGCTGAAAACGCAGTCCGCAACGGTGTTACGTTCCGGTTCGGCGCCGAGGTGACCGCGGTGTCCCGGCGCGGAGAGGAGTGGATCGTGCAGACGCCCGACGGCGCGCTGAGAACCCGGGCCGTGGTGAACGCGGCCGGGCTGTACGCGGACGTCTTTCATAATATGGTGTCGCCGCGGAAGCTTCATATCACGCCGCGCCGGGGTGAGTACGACCTGCTGGATCATGAGGCGGGCGGGTATGTGACCCACACGGTCTTTCAGCTTCCGGGACGGTTCGGGAAAGGCGTTCTGGTGACGCCGACGGTGCACGGCAACCTGCTCGTGGGGCCGACGGCGGAGGATATCGACGACCGGGAAGGCGTCGGGACGACGGCCGGGGGGCTGGCGTCGGTGGCGGAAAGGGCGGCGCTGTCGGTGGACGGGCTGCCGATCCGGGAGACGATCACCAGCTTCGCGGGACTCAGGGCGCATGAGGACGGACATGAGTTCGTCATCGGCGAGGCACCGAACGCGCCGGGCTTTTTCGACTGCGCGGGAATCGAGTCGCCGGGACTTGCTTCCTCGCCGGCGATCGGGAAAGCGGTATCGGACATGGCGGCGGAGCGGCTCGGCCTTCCGGAGAACCCGGAATTTGACGGACGCCGCAAGGGGATCACGGACACGAAATCGCTCTCCGCGGAAGAGTGGAACCGGCTGATCCGGGAGGATCCGGCCTACGGGCGGATTGTCTGCCGCTGTGAATCCATAACGGAAGGCGAGATCCGCGAGGCGATCCGCCGCTCGCCCGGAGCGCGCAGCCTTGACGGCGTGAAGCGGCGTGTGCGGGCCGGCATGGGCCGGTGCCAGGGCGGATTCTGTTCGCCGCGGGTGATGGAGATCCTCACGGAGGAACTCGGCGTTCCGCTCTCCGAAATCACGAAATCCGGAGGCGCGTCGCGTATCATCGTGGGAAAGTGCAAGGACAGTCTGGCATGA
- a CDS encoding NAD(P)/FAD-dependent oxidoreductase, which produces MEEYQIVVIGGGPAGLAAAEAARDAGAERILVLERDDRLGGILNQCIHNGFGLHTFREELTGPEYAQRFIDGLSARRIECRKGAMALHLTKDRTVTYVSRETGLTRVRAGAVILAMGCRERSRGALQIPGFRPAGIFSAGTAQRLVNIDGMLPGRRAVILGSGDIGLIMARRMTLEGAKVLCVAELLPYSGGLKRNIVQCLDDFGIPLRLSHTVVDIEGKERVSGVTIAKVGPDRKPVPGTEEHFDCDTLLLSVGLIPENELTKEAGVTLSPVTRGPVVNERLETSVPGIFAAGNVLHVHDLVDYVSEEAARAGRAAAAFLREKEEKGPENGNGEIPVTFAGGIRYTVPMSIDPSRVDEDLTIRFRVGAPMQKRKICLYLDGEAVLTRPRKVMAPGEMEEVLLTKKQLAAHPDLRSVEIRVEEA; this is translated from the coding sequence ATGGAAGAATATCAGATTGTGGTCATCGGGGGCGGTCCGGCCGGTCTGGCGGCGGCGGAGGCGGCCCGCGATGCCGGGGCGGAACGGATTCTTGTGCTGGAGCGGGACGACCGTCTGGGCGGCATCCTCAACCAGTGCATTCACAACGGCTTCGGCCTTCATACGTTCAGGGAGGAGCTGACCGGACCGGAGTACGCGCAGCGGTTCATCGACGGGCTTTCCGCGCGCCGGATCGAGTGCCGCAAGGGCGCGATGGCGCTGCATCTCACGAAAGACCGGACTGTGACGTATGTCAGCCGGGAGACGGGTCTCACCCGGGTCCGGGCCGGCGCGGTGATCCTTGCGATGGGATGCCGGGAGCGGAGCCGCGGCGCGCTGCAGATTCCCGGTTTTCGTCCGGCGGGCATCTTCTCGGCCGGAACGGCGCAGCGGCTTGTCAACATCGACGGGATGCTTCCGGGCCGGCGCGCGGTGATTCTCGGATCGGGTGATATCGGATTGATTATGGCCCGCAGGATGACGCTCGAGGGCGCAAAGGTACTCTGCGTCGCGGAGCTGCTCCCGTACTCGGGCGGCCTCAAGCGCAATATCGTGCAGTGCCTCGACGATTTCGGAATCCCGCTCAGGCTGAGCCACACGGTGGTGGACATCGAGGGAAAGGAGCGTGTCTCCGGCGTTACGATCGCGAAAGTGGGGCCGGACAGAAAGCCGGTTCCGGGGACAGAGGAGCACTTTGACTGCGATACGCTGCTTCTCTCGGTCGGACTGATTCCGGAGAACGAGCTTACGAAGGAGGCAGGCGTCACGCTCAGCCCGGTGACGCGGGGACCGGTGGTCAACGAGCGCCTTGAAACCTCCGTGCCTGGGATTTTTGCGGCGGGCAACGTGCTGCATGTGCACGACCTGGTGGACTACGTCAGCGAGGAGGCGGCCAGGGCGGGCCGGGCGGCGGCTGCATTTCTCAGAGAGAAAGAAGAAAAAGGTCCGGAGAACGGGAACGGAGAGATTCCGGTGACGTTTGCCGGCGGGATTCGCTATACCGTCCCGATGTCGATTGATCCGTCCCGCGTGGATGAGGACCTTACGATCCGTTTCCGCGTCGGAGCGCCGATGCAGAAGCGGAAGATCTGTCTGTATCTTGACGGAGAGGCTGTGCTTACGCGGCCCCGGAAGGTGATGGCACCGGGCGAGATGGAGGAAGTGCTCCTCACGAAGAAGCAGCTGGCGGCGCATCCGGACCTGCGCTCTGTCGAGATCCGGGTGGAGGAGGCCTGA